The nucleotide window CGGCCCGGCAGGGCGTCGAGCCAGGCGAGCACCCGAACAAGCGGCCCCATGCCCGCGAGGTCCCTGTCGCGCAGCAGGCCGAAGCGACGCGCCCGACGCTCGTAATCGGCCACCAAGGCGTCCGGGACCCGGATCTCGCCGTGGAGCCCCGCGAATGCCGGCGGCCCGTCCTGCACCAGGAAGCACTGCTGGAGGACGTAGGAGTAGTGCTGCAGGTCGTTGGAGACCGTCGAGAAGCCCATAGCCTTCGCGAGTTGGCCCACGACGGCCGTGCCCGCGAAGGCGTCGAGGAAGGTCCCGCCCGCGCGGTCGAGGCCGTGCGCGGCCAGGACGCCGCGGATCTCCGCCAGGAGGCTGTGCTTGCTGCCGATGTAGTTCATGGCTCGGTGTGCCCTTCAGACAGTAGCAGGTCGCGAGCCTGGACGATAGCCCTGAAGTAGCGGACGGCCTCGGGATCGTCGGGATTGAGGTCCGGATGGAAACGCTTGGAGAGTTCGCGGAACGCGCGGCCGACCGCATCGGGCGAGAGATCGTCCTCGAGGTGGAGCACGCCGGCCGCCCACGACCGGCCGCCCTTCCGCAGGCTGTCGAGGCGGGCGCGCAGCTCCTCGATCTCGGCCTGATACGCCAGCTCGCGCTCGGTGGCCTCCGAGAGCTGGATGGACAGCTTCTGACGCCCCTGCTGGCTCGCGGTCAGCGCCACGCGCAGGGCGTCCACTTCGGAAGTCTGGGGAGCCAGTTCGGGGGTAGGAGGCGCGTGCGCCACCAGGCGCTCCAGCAGGCCCGTCCGGGTCAGGCCGTAGTTGGCGGCGAGCGTCTCGAGCTGGATGAGGGTCTCGGCGGCGAAGCGAAATGACACGAGCCGTGCCGGCTCGCCGGTGATGGACTTGGCCGGGGGCTTGCCCCCCCGGTACCCGCCGCGAGGCATCTTGAGTCTGTATATACACACGAACCCTCGCGTACTATCTAGTTCATGACTCGCCCGCCCGAACAGACGCTGATGCGGCCGGCCGAACGCGATCGGGAGACCAGGCGCGCGCTCGGGGCGTTCTACACCTCGGACGCGCTGGCGCGCAGTGTCACCGCGAAGGCCCTGGGGTTCTGGGGCGGATCGGGCGTTCCGTCGTCCCTCGATCCGGCATGCGGCGATGGGGCGTTCCTGCTTGCACTTGAAGAACTGGGCGTCGCCGGGTCCGGCGACGGGGCGGCGCGCTGCGGCATGGACGTCGATCCGGCGGCGATCGCCGCTGCCCGGGTGCGCCTGGGCGACGCCCCCGACCTGGTCCTGGCCGACGGACTGGATCCGACCGTGTTTCCGGGCCGCCGGTTCGATCTGGTTCTGGGCAACCCGCCGTTCGGCCTGCCGCGGGACGATGCCCGCGCCTGGGGCCTCGCGGCCAAGCGCACCGATTCCTATGCCTGCTTCCTCGCGATGGGCCTCAGACGCCTGGCGCCAGGAGGTGTCCTGGGGTTCATCACCGCCGACACGTGGCTGTCGATCCGCTCGCACGGCGCCTTGCGCGATCTGCTCCTCCCCCACCTGCTCGCCGTGGACCTCCTGCCCCCGGGCGCCTTCGACGCGACCGTCGGCACTTGCGCGGTGTACCTGCGGGCCGACCCGGTGCGCGGGCCGATCGCCGTGACGGACCTGGCGGGGCGCCGGTACGCCATCGGGCGCGACACGGTCGCCTCTTTGCCTGGACACACCCTCTTCGTGGGCCGCCCCGGCCTGGCGGATCTGCTGGCCGCGGGCACCGTCCGGCCCGAAGAAGTCGCACCCGGCCACGCCGCGCCCGTGCGAACGCTCCGGCGAGGGGAACGGGACATCCGGCTGGTGCGGCTGGGCGACATCGCCGCCACCCCGCACGGCATCTCGACCGGCCAGAACGCCCGCTACGTCCGCGCGGTGCCCGGGATCTCGGGGCGCTACCTCCCGCTCGAGCCGCGCATGGCGATGCCGCCCGGGCGCCTGGAGAGCCTCACCGAAGCCGAGAAGCGCGGCGGCGTGGCCGGGGACTGGGAGGATGGCACCGGCTGCTACGTGCCGTTCGACAAGGGCGCCGCGGCCGATGCCGGCGCGGGCTGGCTGCCGAACTACTTCGTCCCTTGCGGCTACTACCTCAACTGGGCCGAAGGCGCCCTGGCCGACATGCGCCGCAATCCCGGCTTCGCGTGGAAGAACAGTCGCTACTTCTTCCGCCGAGGCCTGACGTTCTCGGTCTCGGGCGCGTACGCCCCGACGTTCCGCCTGGGTGCCGGCGGGGTCTTCGAGGCCAAGAGCTCCGGGCTCTTCTGCGACGTCCTGCCGCCCGAATTGCTGCTGGCCATCCTCTGCAGCCGCGTCGCTCGCTACCTGTTCAAGGTCTTCATCAAGCACTCGGTGGACACCAGCGGGGCCGACGTGGCGCGCTTTCCGCTCGTGCTGCCCGATCCGGCCGTCCGCGACCGTATGATCGCGCTCGTGGGCCAGATCATCGCCGCGCAGCGGCGGGACCCGGCCTACCCGTACCAGCACCGCGAGCAGCCCGAACTCGACGCCCTGGCGGCCCGAGCCTACGGCCTCTCGGACGAAGAGGTCGCCGAGATAGACGCGTGGTTCGCCGCCCGCTACTCGAAGCTGGCGGCGGCGCAATCGCGACGCTGAGGCGCGCCCTCACGGCCGGCTGCGTGAAGATTTGACTTTTTTCCTATCTTAACCGTTTCGGGTATTGCTTGACAGTATCCGATCGGCGCATCCTCGAACATACATTTCAGAAAGGATGCGGTGACATGGAAGCCTCGATCGACTTTTCTCGCCCCTTCGAAGCTTACGGCCGGCGGGAGTTGCTGGAGTGGAATGCCAAGTGCGGGCGCGAGGCTCGCGGTGCCAAGTGGCGGTTCCTGGCGACACTCCCGGAGATAGATCGTGTCGCGGCCTTCCGGGACGCCGGGTTTCGATCGATCGAGGAACTGGCCCAGGTGCGCGGAGCCGTTTCCGAGCGAGACGTGGCCGAAACCTTGCGATTACACGGGTACATCGGGCGATTCTGGGTGCTCTGGCGGCTCTTTGCCAAAGGAGAAGTCGGCCTGTCCAAACTCCTGCTCGTCGCCCCGCACGTGACAGCCGACTCCGCCGCGTGGTGGGCCGAGCAGGTCCAGCGCTGCAACCGCGCCCA belongs to Candidatus Tanganyikabacteria bacterium and includes:
- a CDS encoding J domain-containing protein — its product is MPRGGYRGGKPPAKSITGEPARLVSFRFAAETLIQLETLAANYGLTRTGLLERLVAHAPPTPELAPQTSEVDALRVALTASQQGRQKLSIQLSEATERELAYQAEIEELRARLDSLRKGGRSWAAGVLHLEDDLSPDAVGRAFRELSKRFHPDLNPDDPEAVRYFRAIVQARDLLLSEGHTEP